One genomic window of Sphingobacterium oryzagri includes the following:
- a CDS encoding NifU family protein, with the protein MTLLERVEQALDTIRPYLETDGGNVSIEEITPDNVVKLKLLGTCASCSMSIMTFKAGLEQAIRKSVPEITGVEAINLTDMNDPNAVTPGQF; encoded by the coding sequence ATGACATTACTAGAGCGAGTAGAACAAGCATTAGATACCATTCGTCCATATTTGGAAACGGATGGCGGTAACGTGAGCATAGAAGAGATTACGCCGGATAATGTAGTTAAGTTGAAGTTATTGGGTACTTGTGCGAGCTGTTCGATGAGTATCATGACATTCAAAGCAGGATTGGAGCAAGCGATTCGTAAATCGGTGCCTGAAATTACTGGTGTTGAAGCTATTAATTTGACGGATATGAATGATCCGAATGCGGTAACGCCAGGTCAATTTTAG